One stretch of Clavelina lepadiformis chromosome 6, kaClaLepa1.1, whole genome shotgun sequence DNA includes these proteins:
- the LOC143462348 gene encoding uncharacterized protein LOC143462348, with the protein MSMSGILHIFVPFVFFCLFFVVVVSSIAIENNILENHNTNTTKALTTKKLNDSNDDDYYSTYDDLFYDNEKQNIKDIVNSEFDRRRDEIEQMQYKEIERYIWKDARCDWKSSLVESHGFYDPFLGGCRDCSSSCPEKDFLCYHKCKFYTFKKFLKKHDEENQRTHQSLNLQVHVLQVLLPLCFFINIGLLVFCSEKYKKKMKSFNRRIHGNAQGDVDHGML; encoded by the exons ATGTCCATGTCCGGTATATTACACATTTTCGTTccgtttgttttcttttgtctGTTTTTTGTCGTAGTGGTATCCTCTATAGCTATAGAAAACAATATCCTGGAAAATCATAACACAAACACCACCAA AGCGCTAACCACTAAAAAGTTAAACGACTCTAACGATGACGACTATTATTCTACGTACGACGATTTATTCTACGATAacgaaaagcaaaatataaaagacATCGTAAATTCGGAATTCGATAGACGTAGAGACGAGATCGAACAAATGCAATACAAAGAAATCGAG CGATACATTTGGAAAGACGCGCGCTGTGATTGGAAGAGTTCTTTGGTTGAATCTCACGGCTTCTACGATCCTTTCCTTGGTGGCTGCAGAGACTGTTCGTCAAGTTGTCCCGAGAAAGACTTCCTATGCTACCACAAATGCAAAT TTTACACATTTAAGAAATTTCTCAAAAAACACGACGAAGAAAACCAG AGAACACACCAAAGCCTAAATTTACAAGTTCATGTACTTCAGGTCTTATTGCCTTTATGCTTCTTCATAAACATAG GATTGCTGGTATTTTGCTCGGagaaatacaagaaaaaaatgaaaagctTCAACCGACGAATCCACGGAAACGCACAAGGCGATGTTGACCACGGCATGCTTTAG
- the LOC143463050 gene encoding baculoviral IAP repeat-containing protein 8-like, which produces MAFHQSTHHFVAGKNCQSFERSLPSFPKDYFTEQKVQEQRNRMFPCFNPWTPAMATFDARYRTFSNWPDRIRATKQELADAGFIYLNKGDRTKCFYCNGGLQFWSYNEEPWFEHAKWYPNCEYLLRRKGVEYVQSVASRFPNLNRPNTNNPALRPSRPSASNAVCCSSGDSTSSCHTSRPAEADTYSRKEAFVERVEEEMSSEIIKLASLMGFEMESIRRIVERKLHTSGDKYTNLTSLVEDLQKDEHERNLHEGLKNKQVEQDIVSSKKQFVLENRNNERRDDNDKNEGPMDTENLAFHQSSDKTEERLETLKKDALCKVCLDRNSECVFSPCHHLCCCLQCASALKFCPICRVELKKIIKVYRS; this is translated from the exons ATGGCTTTCCATCAGTCAACGCACCATTTTGTTGCAGGAAAAAATTGTCAAAG TTTTGAAAGATCTTTGCCATCTTTCCCAAAAGACTACTTCACTGAGCAAAA AGTGCAAGAACAACGCAATAGGATGTTTCCATGTTTCAATCCCTGGACACCAGCCATGGCGACTTTCGACGCCCGATATCGTACTTTCAGCAACTGGCCGGATCGCATACGTGCAACGAAACAAGAGCTCGCCGATGCaggatttatttatttgaataaaggAGACCGCACGAAATGTTTTTACTGCAACGGGGGACTCCAGTTCTGGAGTTACAACGAAGAGCCTTGGTTCGAACACGCAAAATGGTACCCTAA CTGCGAGTATCTTCTTCGACGAAAAGGAGTAGAGTACGTCCAAAGCGTTGCAAGTCGGTTTCCCAATCTAAACCGACCAAACACAAACAATCCTGCCCTGCGACCATCTCGGCCATCGGCAAGTAATGCCGTTTGCTGCTCTTCTGGCGACTCTACTAGTTCTTGCCATACATCACGTCCGGCTGAAGCCGACACATATTCTCGCAAGGAAGCGTTTGTAGAGAGAGTGGAAGAAGAAATGTCCTCGGAGATAATAAAACTTGCTTCTCTTATGGGGTTTGAAATGGAATCTATAAGGAGAATCGTAGAAAG GAAACTTCATACTTCTGGCGACAAATATACCAACTTGACTAGTCTAGTAGAAGATTTGCAAAAAGATGAACACGAAAGAAATCTTCATGAGGGATTGAAGAACAAACAAGTAGAACAAGATATAGTCAGTTCTAAAAAGCAGTTTGTACTGGAAAATCGTAACAATGAACGAAGAGACGACAATGACAAAAACGAAGGGCCAATGGACACAGAAAATTTAGCTTTTCATCAAAGTTCTGATAAAACAGAAGAACGATTAGAAACTCTCAAGAAGGACGCTTTGTGCAAAGTGTGCCTTGATCGCAATAGCGAATGCGTGTTTTCGCCCTGTCACCATTTGTGTTGTTGTCTGCAATGTGCTTCCGCGCTAAAATTTTGCCCAATATGCAGGGTtgaactgaaaaaaattattaaagtaTATCGTTCGTGA
- the LOC143463049 gene encoding uncharacterized protein LOC143463049 has product MSFSYRFVIFLFAALLSCTTGTALQCLKCQSWTSRSSGPALQCYTMESDEGIAKTTCSAKKGSPYCVTEIKLADGLITSIKRGCDSRPTADHSNLETCSTTFSKYVNTESTTCKIYCNEKDNCNMISPHTLKPCSTRCRYGGCDYLTGKCKCQNGYSGDDCSEEGGTDASSPENFRRCIQCNGATDINCKDKTTGSVCTDSANQYCSVSRTTTLSPDGQMLMESITRSCTPKYFAFDECFISREDYRNIPGSNFQYTCVRTCDTDNCNTGLPGKAIPNPSPTNRLQCMVCNANTCSSPSTYRDARTCPGKSTHCFSSVTYVITDKSYLPVNSTSPGNYYLQNVERKCVNSAVNAGCTTVSIGYGLSRVTCVETCQGNLCNIGWPARPRCSSCKARPGSSSDLCKNNPPLPRKCQYPYHEYCIMEETSYVFDKETSDRRQMSSISRGCSHLPLRNECVKIVQDGLTLMNCTKSCTSNSCNLGPLTFTGSSASLTQPFVKLYFWCVFINAIALTMSLEKCLS; this is encoded by the exons ATGTCGTTTAGCTACAGATTtgtcatttttctttttgccgCACTGTTAAGCTGTACAACAG GCACCGCGCTGCAATGTCTGAAATGCCAGTCATGGACTAGCCGTAGTTCAGGTCCTGCTTTGCAATGCTACACCATGGAGAGCGACGAAGGTATTGCGAAAACAACTTGTTCCGCCAAGAAAGGGAGCCCGTACTGTGTGACGGAGATTAAATTAGCGGACG GATTGATAACTTCAATAAAAAGAGGATGCGATTCAAGGCCAACAGCTGATCATTCTAACCTGGAAACCTGTTCAACAACGTTTTCGAAATATGTCAACACAGAGTCAACAACCtgcaaaatttattgcaatgaAAAAGACAATTGCAACATGATTTCTCCAC ATACACTCAAGCCTTGCTCTACAAGATGTCGCTATGGAGGTTGTGACTATTTAACTGGGAAATGTAAATGTCAAAACGGTTATTCTGGCGACGATTGCTCGGAAG AGGGTGGGACAGACGCAAGCTCACCAGAAAACTTCCGAAGGTGTATACAATGCAACGGAGCTACGGATATTAATTGCAAAGACAAGACTACAGGCTCAGTTTGTACTGACTCCGCTAACCAATATTGCTCTGTAAGCAGGACTACTACCCTATCGCCAG ACGGACAAATGTTAATGGAAAGCATCACACGAAGCTGCACACCGAAATATTTCGCCTTTGATGAATGTTTCATTTCCCGAGAAGATTACCGCAATATCCCGGGCTCAAACTTTCAATACACTTGCGTGAGGACTTGTGATACTGATAATTGCAACACAGGCCTGC CGGGTAAAGCGATTCCCAACCCAAGTCCAACGAACCGCTTGCAGTGCATGGTCTGTAATGCTAACACTTGCTCCAGTCCATCAACTTACCGGGACGCAAGAACCTGTCCAGGGAAATCTACGCACTGCTTTTCTTCCGTCACATACGTCATCACTGATAAAAGCTATCTTCCAGTTAACT CAACCTCTCCAGGCAATTATTACCTGCAAAATGTGGAAAGAAAATGCGTAAATTCCGCCGTTAATGCCGGTTGTACCACCGTCTCTATTGGATATGGCCTAAGCAGAGTCACGTGTGTAGAAACATGTCAGGGAAACTTGTGCAACATCGGATGGC CCGCACGGCCCCGCTGTTCAAGTTGCAAGGCGAGACCGGGCAGTAGCTCGGATTTGTGCAAAAATAATCCACCTCTACCAAGAAAATGCCAATACCCATATCACGAGTATTGCATCATGGAGGAAACAAGTTATGTCTTCGACAAAGAAA CTTCCGACCGGCGTCAAATGAGCAGCATATCGAGGGGCTGCAGCCATCTCCCGTTGAGAAATGAATGCGTGAAGATCGTACAGGACGGGTTAACTTTGATGAACTGCACGAAGAGCTGCACGTCTAATTCTTGTAATCTTG GACCTCTGACGTTTACTGGTTCTTCCGCATCACTTACGCAACCTTTCGTCAAACTGTATTTCTGGTGTGTATTCATCAACGCCATAGCTTTGACAATGAGCTTGGAAAAGTGTTTGTCTTAA
- the LOC143462725 gene encoding uncharacterized protein LOC143462725: MVKLSALFAGMVIIFVLAVNQALSIRLDLGKCRKSSETTEDSNMGTCYPHVKVRCRGIKPFTAADCRGTCISIYGITVQLRPIWQSVELRTYRKFRKVFHIPVSCYCPGNGLANHAF, translated from the exons atg gTGAAGTTAAGCGCTCTTTTTGCCGGGATGGTCATTATTTTCGTTTTGGCTGTAAACCAAGCCTTGTCGATCAGACTGGACCTGGGCAA ATGCAGAAAAAGCTCCGAGACAACGGAAGACTCGAACATGGGCACTTGCTATCCACATGTAAAAGTTCGCTGTCGAGGGATAAAACCTTTCACTGCTGCTGATTGCCGAGGAACTTGCATCAGCATCTATGGAATAACGGTCCAACTCCGCCCCATATGGCAGTCCGTGGAACTTCGTACTTATAGGAAATTCAGAAAAGTGTTCCATATTCCGGTCAGCTGTTACTGCCCAGGCAATGGGTTGGCAAACCATGCATTCTAG
- the LOC143462479 gene encoding uncharacterized protein LOC143462479 — MHNKLYWAALGCCILSVIFIILSLATSDWMKACASTAKLFDLPKSSAFDNSTYDKKKICWHVGLFEQSATAYPDISVTISMKGDPSIDSQEVTAGLINLTIPLLLFAIGLIGLGVRSRSKGSVSSQIIARKYHFYGTMVMVLAAFLVSLAALIYYLTLMPVVDNSLFFLYRTKPSSLECLKRMETNKNVSSPPVSESAFYMFLNEINFRFVQSNKNLPTTLGPERTQVLEHIKPSFGFSLYSLCFASFIVFLGFIVAMHAYFTSIGFWDFLVTPTT, encoded by the exons ATGCATAACAAACTCTATTGGGCCGCACTGGGCTGCTGTATTTTGTCTGTCATCTTTATAATCCTCTCCCTTGCAACTTCAGACTGGATGAAG GCCTGCGCAAGTACTGCCAAGTTATTTGATTTACCCAAATCATCGGCTTTTGACAACTCGACTTAcgacaaaaagaaaatatgcTGGCACGTTGGTTTATTCGAGCAATCAGCAACCGCGTACCCTGACATTTCAGTCACcatttcaatgaaag GAGACCCGTCTATTGACTCTCAAGAAGTAACTGCTGGGTTAATTAACTTGACCATTCCACTCTTACTCTTCGCCATCGGTCTGATTGGACTTGGTGTCCGCTCGCGTTCCAAAGGCAGCGTCTCAAGCCAAATTATAGCAAGAAAATATCATTTTTACGGCACAATGGTTATGGTGTTAGCAG CGTTTCTTGTGTCTTTGGCTGCGCTGATATACTATCTAACTCTAATGCCGGTAGTCGACAATAGCCTTTTTTTCTTGTATCGAACCAAACCCAGCTCACTTGAATGCTTGAAGAGAATGGAGACGAATAAGAACGTTTCATCACCGCCAGTGTCTGAATCTgctttttacatgtttttgaACGAGATTAATTTTCGTTTTGTTCAATCCAATAAAAATCTTCCGACTACGCTGGGTCCAGAACGAACTCAAGTACTTGAACACATCAAACCAAGCTTCGGTTTTTCCTTGTATTCGCTCTGCTTTGCGTCTTTCATAGTCTTTCTGGGATTTATTGTGGCGATGCATGCATATTTTACTTCAATCGGGTTTTGGGATTTTCTCGTAACGCCTACGACCTAA
- the LOC143462108 gene encoding uncharacterized protein LOC143462108: protein MKVIVAGYPKTGTKTLNAALTVLGYQVYDFLENFWFLRKEWNEIMTKGGSRELFKQMYQNVDAVTDAPAAAFWKEIHEAFPDAKAHTAYLCSALLAYHRMASCLQIILMTRDDEEIWLESMKTQIAAAEDNFVLNLLMLMTPSGYGMTVLYRHIGRVFFGTFQQKFNRTLLLRGYRQHNCHVMHAAPRDKLLVYNVSGGWEPLCKFLGHSVPTEPFPHKNKDGQAVQEAVANHPVMKRLKIELCVVAGGFTVIGAILLQKFQNFSLVSMFGR, encoded by the exons ATGAAGGTAATCGTAGCTGGTTATCCTAAAACTGGAACCAAAACGCTTAATGCAGCATTGACAGTTCTTGGATACCAAGTATATGACTTCCTGGAAAATTTTTGGTTCTTAAGGAAGGAGTGGAATGAAATAATGACAAAAG GTGGTTCAAGAGAGCTGTTCAAACAAATGTACCAGAATGTAGATGCAGTTACAGATGCACCGGCTGCTGCATTTTGGAAAGAAATCCACGAAGCTTTTCCTGATGCCAAGGCACATACGGCTTATTTG TGCTCAGCTTTGTTGGCTTATCATAGAATGGCGTCCTGTCTGCAGATCATTCTCATGACTAGAGATGACGAGGAAATTTGGCTTGAGAGCATGAAAACACAGATTGCCGCAGCAGAGGACAACTTCGTACTGAACTTGCTTATGCTTATGACGCCATCTGGATATGGTATGACCGTGCTTTACAGACATATTG GCCGTGTCTTTTTTGGGACTTTCCAACAGAAGTTTAATAGAACACTGCTTTTGCGCGGATATAGGCAACACAATTGTCATGTTATGCAC GCAGCTCCTAGAGACAAACTTCTCGTGTACAACGTAAGCGGAGGCTGGGAACCCTTATGCAAATTTTTGGGACATTCGGTGCCCACTGAACCCTTTCCCCACAAGAACAAGGACGGCCAGGCTGTGCAAGAGGCTGTTGCCAACCACCCGGTGATGAAACGACTTAAAATAGAATTGTGCGTTGTGGCTGGCGGCTTTACGGTCATTGGCGCGATTCTTTTgcagaaatttcaaaactttagtCTTGTGTCAATGTTTGGTCGATAA